One segment of Papaver somniferum cultivar HN1 unplaced genomic scaffold, ASM357369v1 unplaced-scaffold_137, whole genome shotgun sequence DNA contains the following:
- the LOC113334446 gene encoding F-box/LRR-repeat protein At3g59190-like, which translates to MEIDESNNEIGKEALMDQQDSIDNLVVNEGNEEEIRDNNDSLKHSEDTSPESDGDGVSFSPAIQPPFCNQIERLYVSSANTSIAAPNLHAASEEMIDDDTDFGPDITNTSFEDEFELFQRTPIHESNTLGTNADNEGKVFGEFTESEDYLQSLPCADLGEGSKSMVETGNKDRISELPDALIHHIFSFLNIKYVLQTCILSRRYRYLWASLPTLRLADRCLVHYTDDRFEALNRYIVFVDRLLLLRDTSSDIQTFKLKWKNVGNILSDLDFNYDVSRHIAIMAAVKHNVQELKLTIFLREMIKLPDCLFTCKSLTKLRFSGFGRDLTDFVLPHIPMYFPRLRCLALTGVSLGDENLTSKLFSSCPSLESLLLTDCSIKFDFTSLSLKHFHLDNCYDVCESTADYAITVKLAAPNLTSLICKDYMSQDYSLENLSSLVTADIGMKVSDDYRVDIPKTISELTTEVKELYGARMIKFIREVSNVTDLTLSSPGLLESELNKDNTGGDWIPGSSSFPCLPYLKFVRIQGIQGCLNELKFLQVLLKTSIVLEKVMLFGDKEDSADKAAQLMEFKDMLLAFHSASSSVSISMQL; encoded by the exons ATGGAAATCGATGAATCTAATAATGAAATTGGAAAAGAGGCTCTGATGGATCAACAGGATAGCATCGATAATTTGGTAGTAAATGAAGGTAATGAAGAAGAAATCCGGGATAACAACGATTCACTAAAACATTCAGAAGATACTTCTCCGGAATCAGATGGGGATGGGGTTTCTTTTTCTCCAGCAATTCAGCCTCCTTTTTGCAATCAGATAGAACGATTGTATGTTTCTTCTGCCAATACTTCAATTGCTGCACCGAATCTCCATGCTGCTTCTGAAGAAATGATTGATGATGACACTGATTTTGGTCCTGATATTACTAATACTTCCTTTGAAGATGAATTTGAGCTGTTTCAAAGAACACCAATTCATGAATCCAATACCCTGGGAACAAATGCAGACAACGAGGGTAAAGTGTTCGGTGAATTTACTGAATCAGAAGATTACCTACAATCTCTTCCTTGTGCTGACTTGGGTGAAGGATCAAAATCAATGGTAGAGACAGGTAATAAAGACAGAATCAGTGAGTTACCTGATGCTTTAATTCATCACATTTTTTCTTTCCTTAACATAAAATATGTTCTACAAACTTGTATTCTGTCGAGAAGATATAGGTATCTCTGGGCTTCTTTACCTACTTTGAGATTAGCTGACCGCTGTCTGGTTCATTATACGGATGATCGTTTTGAAGCGTTGAATAGATATATTGTTTTTGTGGATAGATTACTGCTTCTGCGTGATACTTCATCAGATATCCAAACCTTCAAACTTAAATGGAAAAACGTTGGTAACATCTTAAGCGATTTGGATTTTAATTACGACGTATCAAGACATATCGCCATCATGGCTGCTGTTAAGCATAATGTTCAAGAGCTAAAACTTACTATATTTCTAAGGGAGATGATTAAATTGCCAGACTGTTTGTTCACCTGTAAATCGCTGACAAAGTTAAGGTTTTCTGGATTTGGTAGGGATCTGACAGACTTTGTTCTGCCTCACATTCCAATGTATTTCCCCCGGCTAAGATGTCTGGCACTTACGGGAGTCTCACTTGGCGATGAAAACTTAACCAGTAAGCTTTTTTCAAGCTGCCCAAGTTTGGAGTCTTTGCTGTTAACAGATTGCAGTATAAAGTTTGATTTTACTTCTCTTAGTCTTAAACACTTTCATCTGGATAATTGTTATGACGTTTGTGAGTCAACTGCTGACTATGCCATCACTGTTAAGTTAGCCGCTCCAAATCTGACATCCCTTATCTGCAAAGATTATATGTCACAAGATTATTCTCTAGAGAACCTTTCTTCTCTAGTCACCGCTGATATTGGAATGAAAGTAAGTGACGATTATAGAGTGGATATACCAAAAACTATTTCAGAGCTTACTACAGAGGTTAAAGAGTTGTATGGTGCTCGAATGATAAAATTTATAAGAGAAGTCAGCAATGTGACagatcttacattgtcctcaccTGGGTTACTCGAG TCAGAGTTGAATAAAGACAACACTGGAGGTGATTGGATACCAGGGTCGTCGTCATTTCCTTGCCTGCCCTACCTCAAGTTTGTCCGAATTCAGGGTATCCAAGGATGTCTTAATGAACTCAAGTTTTTACAAGTTTTGTTAAAGACATCCATTGTCTTGGAGAAAGTAATGCTTTTTGGTGATAAAGAAGACTCAGCTGATAAAGCCGCACAACTGATGGAATTCAAAGATATGCTACTTGCATTTCATAGTGCTTCTTCAAGTGTCTCAATCTCGATGCAACTGTAG